Proteins from one Catenuloplanes atrovinosus genomic window:
- a CDS encoding PRC-barrel domain-containing protein, with protein MITLVRATELIGRPVVTLAGDDIAQIKDVVFAAPGGHLIGFTLAGRGRFAGPLDRALPWDRVHGAGRDAIIVSDGELPTRDELVSRADLRNRDVLGDAVLTDAGTALGTVTDVVVELGVAPQVAGYQIRTGEALPPAGRTVLIPLPEAMSVSGEAVVVAATVAQHATEDLAALGATISSYRARTGESR; from the coding sequence ATGATCACACTGGTACGGGCGACCGAGCTGATCGGCCGTCCGGTGGTGACGCTGGCCGGTGACGACATCGCCCAGATCAAGGACGTCGTGTTCGCCGCCCCCGGCGGTCACCTGATCGGCTTCACGCTGGCCGGGCGCGGCCGGTTCGCCGGCCCGCTCGACCGCGCGCTGCCGTGGGACCGGGTGCACGGCGCCGGCCGCGACGCCATCATCGTCTCCGACGGCGAGCTGCCGACCCGGGACGAACTGGTCAGCCGCGCCGACCTGCGGAACCGCGACGTGCTGGGCGACGCGGTGCTCACCGACGCCGGGACCGCGCTCGGCACGGTCACCGACGTGGTCGTCGAGCTGGGCGTCGCGCCGCAGGTGGCCGGCTACCAGATCCGCACCGGCGAGGCGCTGCCGCCGGCCGGGCGTACCGTGCTGATCCCGCTGCCGGAGGCGATGTCCGTGTCCGGCGAGGCGGTCGTGGTGGCCGCCACCGTCGCCCAGCACGCGACCGAGGACCTCGCCGCGCTCGGCGCCACCATCTCGTCGTACCGCGCCCGCACCGGGGAGAGCCGATGA
- a CDS encoding PRC-barrel domain-containing protein gives MTTWSEIKRHRVVDTGSATTVAKVDGVVVDPRAGTVVAFTAGKGRVVHWPDVAGIGDAITVASADAVRPAEGRAAGLLGGDHELLKKRVLTDGGDEIGRVSDLAFDAATGRVTELRTKDATIDGGRLIGCGPYAVIVRTA, from the coding sequence ATGACCACCTGGTCCGAGATCAAACGCCACCGGGTCGTGGACACCGGCAGCGCCACCACGGTCGCGAAGGTCGACGGCGTCGTCGTCGACCCGCGCGCCGGCACGGTCGTGGCGTTCACCGCGGGCAAGGGCCGGGTGGTGCACTGGCCGGACGTGGCCGGCATCGGGGACGCGATCACGGTCGCGTCCGCGGACGCGGTCCGCCCGGCCGAGGGACGCGCCGCCGGGCTGCTCGGCGGCGACCACGAGTTGCTGAAGAAGCGCGTGCTCACGGACGGCGGCGACGAGATCGGCCGGGTGAGCGACCTGGCGTTCGACGCGGCGACCGGGCGGGTCACGGAGCTGCGCACCAAGGACGCGACGATCGACGGCGGGCGGCTGATCGGCTGCGGCCCGTACGCGGTGATCGTCCGGACCGCGTGA
- a CDS encoding alpha/beta fold hydrolase, translating into MTPILLLHGLTFDHRQWDAVRRELPGHPVLALDLPGHGATPPLDAHRTDDVAAWVHERVVAAGLDAPIVAGHSLGGVLATVYAARYPARGVIDVDQPLLLGGFGALVRRAEPVLRGPDWRTVWDGLVAGMHAELLPAGVRPLTVGRPSAALLLGYWAEILEHDDEEIARRRAAELSAIAARGLPYTHVASTEPPAAYRRWLTSLVPDASVAVIPGGGHFPHLADPRAVARLIAAQSSRQPAGPPAAG; encoded by the coding sequence ATGACACCGATTCTGCTGCTGCACGGCCTCACGTTCGACCACCGCCAGTGGGACGCGGTACGGCGGGAACTGCCCGGCCACCCCGTGCTCGCGCTCGACCTGCCCGGCCACGGCGCCACTCCCCCGCTGGATGCGCACCGCACCGATGACGTCGCGGCCTGGGTGCACGAGCGGGTCGTCGCGGCCGGGCTGGACGCGCCGATCGTGGCCGGTCACTCGCTCGGCGGCGTGCTGGCCACGGTCTACGCGGCCCGGTATCCGGCGCGCGGCGTGATCGACGTCGACCAGCCGCTGCTGCTCGGCGGGTTCGGCGCGCTGGTCCGCCGGGCCGAGCCGGTGCTGCGCGGCCCGGACTGGCGCACGGTCTGGGACGGGCTGGTCGCGGGCATGCACGCGGAGCTGCTGCCGGCCGGGGTGCGCCCGCTGACCGTGGGCCGGCCGAGCGCGGCACTGCTGCTCGGCTACTGGGCCGAGATCCTGGAGCACGACGACGAGGAGATCGCCCGGCGGCGCGCGGCGGAGCTGTCGGCCATCGCCGCGCGCGGGCTGCCGTACACGCACGTGGCGTCGACCGAGCCACCGGCCGCGTACCGCCGCTGGCTGACCTCACTGGTGCCGGACGCGTCCGTGGCCGTGATCCCGGGCGGCGGCCACTTCCCGCACCTGGCCGATCCGCGCGCGGTGGCGCGGCTGATCGCCGCTCAGTCCAGCCGCCAGCCCGCCGGCCCGCCCGCCGCGGGCTGA
- a CDS encoding DUF4142 domain-containing protein has translation MRILSTLSAALLAGAMLTVGAPAAASAPICAEDVKYLVRAHRGNLAEQAAGRAALAESANETVRQIATTLVADHGRLDAKIDRLAERHRVTLPRKPNQQQRDDLAAVVAKDGAEFDAAWLAMQQKAHVHTLDYIARELAGGCAPAVRATAMAASVPVTHHLDLVLAALKD, from the coding sequence ATGCGCATCCTTTCCACGCTGTCCGCGGCGCTGCTGGCCGGCGCGATGCTGACCGTCGGCGCGCCCGCCGCCGCGTCCGCGCCGATCTGCGCCGAGGACGTGAAGTACCTGGTCCGCGCGCACCGCGGCAACCTGGCCGAGCAGGCGGCCGGCCGGGCCGCGCTCGCCGAGTCCGCGAACGAGACGGTTCGCCAGATCGCGACCACGCTGGTCGCGGACCACGGCCGGCTGGACGCGAAGATCGACCGGCTGGCCGAGCGTCACCGGGTCACGCTGCCGCGGAAGCCGAACCAGCAGCAGCGCGACGACCTGGCCGCCGTGGTGGCGAAGGACGGCGCCGAGTTCGACGCGGCCTGGCTGGCCATGCAGCAGAAGGCGCACGTCCACACGCTCGACTACATCGCGCGTGAGCTGGCCGGTGGCTGCGCCCCGGCCGTCCGCGCGACCGCGATGGCCGCCTCCGTCCCGGTCACCCACCACCTCGACCTGGTCCTCGCCGCGTTGAAGGACTGA